TACTGCTTGATGACCAGCTTCAGGTCAACTGGATATTTAGCCTGAACCTTTTCGCCTTTCAGCACTTTATCTGCAATATCAACGCCCGTTGCGCCAATCTGCTCAGGTAACTGCGCGATGGTCGCCGCAAGTTTGCCATCGTTTACTGCTTTTTCGCCGTCTGGCGTGCCGTCAAAACCGACCACCATCACATCTGTTTTACCGGCAGTTTGCAGTGCACGCAGCGCGCCCAGTGCCATTTCATCGTTCTGTGCGAATACGGCCTGCACGTCAGGATGCGCGGTCAGCAGGTTCTGCATTACGTTCAGACCTTTCGTACGGTCGAAGTCAGCAGGCTGGCTCGCCAGTACGTTAAATTTGTGTGCTGCAACGGCCTGCTGGAAGCCTTCGCCACGCTCACGCGCTGCGGAAGTCCCTGCGATACCCTGCAGCTCGATAACTTTTGCGCCTTCACCGGCTTTCTTCGCGATGTAGTTACCGGCGATTTTGCCGCCCAGCACGTTATCAGAAGCAATGTGGCTTACCACTTCGCCTTTAGCAGCAACGCGGTCAAGGGTGATAACCGGGATGTTCGCCTGGTTTGCCATCTTAACGGCGTTACCTACTGCGTCGGAATCCGTTGGGTTGATCAACAGAATTTT
This sequence is a window from Enterobacter sp. 638. Protein-coding genes within it:
- the rbsB gene encoding ribose ABC transporter substrate-binding protein RbsB, which encodes MNMKKLAILVSAVALSATVSANAMAKDTIALVVSTLNNPFFVSLKDGAQKEADKLGYNLVVLDSQNNPAKELANVQDLTVRGTKILLINPTDSDAVGNAVKMANQANIPVITLDRVAAKGEVVSHIASDNVLGGKIAGNYIAKKAGEGAKVIELQGIAGTSAARERGEGFQQAVAAHKFNVLASQPADFDRTKGLNVMQNLLTAHPDVQAVFAQNDEMALGALRALQTAGKTDVMVVGFDGTPDGEKAVNDGKLAATIAQLPEQIGATGVDIADKVLKGEKVQAKYPVDLKLVIKQ